In Fervidobacterium thailandense, the genomic stretch ACTACGATGTAAGTGTTGCTCGCGCCATTGCTCAAAGCTTTATAGCTACTTCAACAGTAACCGCGCTTTTGAAGTTTATAATTGGAAGAGCAAGACCTTACGTAAACATCGGTGCACTAACTTTTAACCCCTTCTCATTTTCAAAGTCTTTTCAGTCATTCCCTTCCGGTCATGCCTCGCTTTCTTGGACGATCTTCACACCAATTGCTCAAAATTTTGGCGCTCAGTGGTATTTCGTTCCGGTAATCCTTTCGACCCAGAGACTTTGGTCGGACGAACACTGGTTGTCGGATGTTATCTTCGGTTCGGTTCTCGGTTGGTGGATCGCAAATCGCATCCAATCGGAAAAATAGATAGTGAACTACTGCAAAATACCGCGAAATTCCGAGGGGGAAGAATATATGAAGATCTACGAATACGATAAAGAAATTCCTTTTAACTTGAACATTTCAAAATTCGAAAAGGGCGAAGTATTAACCTTTGACACGGTTTACGAACCGGATATCCCGGAATCAAAGAGAGTATACGTTTATAGGTTCACCACCACTCAACCCTGGGCAAGGTTAATATTCCTCCACGGTATCGGTAACGGCCACGTACCCTACCTCATGTGGTTCGGCGAAAAATTTGCCGAGCAAGGTGTAGAGACGTTCTTTCTTATCCACCCGTACCACTTACAACGCGGGAAACCGGACTGGGAAGGTGGGGAACCGTTTTTCCACCACTCACCTGCCCATTGTATCATCAGATTCCATCAGGCAATTAAGGACGTGAGGAGGACCATTGATCTCATCGAAGCTGAAGAAAAAGCTGGAAGATTTCACTCACTTCCGTTAGCCATCATGGGGTTCAGTTTTGGTGGCATGATCGCCACTATGACACTAGCACTCGATAAACGCCTCTCAGCCGGCATATTAGCATTCACCGGCGGTGACTGGAGATGGATAAATTGGTACTCACCGTACGTTGAACCGGTTCGCCGAGGATACGCTCTCTACAGTAACGAATGGGGATGCAAAGACGAAGATACGTGCAAAAAATTGAGGGAAGAGAGCAGAAAAAAAGTACACACGCTCAAAACCATCGACGAAATATTTTTGCTAAAGCCAACCTGTTTTCATTACGACCCCATCTCCTACGCGAAGTTTGTGAACCAACCCGTACTGATGTTCCAAGGTGTCTTTGACAAAGTAATACCTCAACGGGCCTCGAACGGATTATTTAGACTCTTGCCGAATGCGAGGAAATTTGTCGTACCATCGGGTCACAAAAGTTCTTACCTCTTCAGACGGATCATCTTACGTAAAAGCCTACAGTTTTTGGAAGAGGCGTTAGCTAACCGGAAGCTAACTGTTGCCTGACTTTGAACAGCTCATCCCTCAACCTTGCGGCATCCTCGTACCTGAGCTCTGATGCCGCTTTGTACATCTCTTCCTCAAGCAGCGCGGCGTATTCCTCGAGAGTTAATGCATCTTTCAGCTGGAATATGCTGTCCTCGTACAGTTTATACATCTCCTCTTCTTTATCACGGAACGGTGCAAAGATGTCTTCCATCATGGGCTTTACTATCGTTTTTGGTTTGATACCGTGCTTTTCGTTGTATTCCATCTGAATTTTTCTTCGCCTGTTAGTTTCATCGATTGCGCGTTGCATCGCCGGAGTGACTCTATCGGCGTACATGATCACCTTACCATTTTCATTACGTGCCGTTCTACCGATAATCTGTATAAGCGTGGTTTCACTCCTCAAAAAACCCTCGGTGTCCGCATCGAGAATCGCCACAAGTGAAACCTCCGGAAGGTCCAGTCCCTCCCTGAGGAGATTAACACCTACCACGACATCTATCTCTCCAGCACGTAGCTTCTTTAACACCTCCACACGCTTGATCGCGTCAAGTTCGGAGTGTAAATAGAGAGCGCGGATGTTGAATTCCACAAGATATTCGGCCAACATTTCCGCCGTCTTCTTTGTTAGAACCGTTACCAACGCCTTTTCACCGCGTTTCTTCACTTCCACGATTTCTTTTACCAAGTCGTCCACCTGGTACCTTGTGGGCCTAACCTCAACAAGCGGATCGACAAGTCCTGTTGGTCTGATGATTTGCTCGACGATTTGTTCGGATACCTCAAGTTCGAAAGGCCCAGGTGTTGCCGACACAAAAATCACCTGGTTGACCATCTTAAGGAACTCTTCAAACTTGAGCGGCCTGTTATCGTACGCACACGGTAACCGGAAACCGTACTCTACAAGGCTTTTCTTCCGTGACATCTCACCATGGTACATGGCTCTCAACTGGGGAATCGTTATGTGCGACTCATCTATGAAGAGCAAGAAATCCTTATCGAAATAATCGAGCAAAGTGTACGGTGGCTCCCCAGGTTTCCTTCCATCGAAATGCCTTGAATAATTCTCGATTCCTGTACAATAACCGAGTGTCGACAAAAGTTCTATATCGTTCATTGTTCTCTGGTACAACCGTTGTGCCTCCAATTCCTTACCCATCGCCTTGAGTTCGGCAACGCGTTCGTCAAGCTCCTGTTTTATGGTCTTCACAGCCCTGGCTATCTTTTCCTCGGTCGTAACGAATTCCTTCGTCGGATAGATGGTTATCCTATCCAGTTCCTCGATGACGGTCCGGTTGAGCCTATCGAACGTGAATATGCGATCGACCTCGTCACCGAAAAACTCGATCCGAATGCCCTCGTCCTGGTACGTGGGGAAGATCTCCAGCGTATCTCCACGTAACCTAAAGCTACCAGTTAGTCCCACATCTTCTTTCCTCTCGTAACCGATTTTCACAAGTTTTTTCGGCAGCTCTGACAAATTAACTTGTTGCCCAACCTCAAGCTTGATGTTTAATTGGTCGAAATCCATCGGATCACCACATGCGTAGATAGCTGAAACACTCGCAACGACGATTACGTCCCTTCTTGTCATGATAGACTTTATGGCACTCATCCTCATTCGTGCTATGACTTCATTTATATCTGCACTCTTCTCGATGTACAAATCCTTAGCTGGAACGTACGCCTCGGGTTGATAGTAATCGTAATAGCTTATAAAAAACTCAACTTTATTGTTCGGAAAAAACGACTTAAATTCCGAATAGAGCTGAGCTGCAAGTGTCTTGTTCGGAGATATGACGAGTACTTGCCTGTTCATTTCCTTTATCACGTTCGCCATGGTAAAGGTTTTACCACTACCGGTCACACCCAAAAGAGTCTGAAACCGGTAGCCTTTTCGTAAGCCCTCAACGAGCTTCTCAATCGCTTGCGGTTGGTCACCCATAGGCTTGTACTCACTAACCAATTCAAACGGCATGCGGGAAACCTCCCGAAATGTTGAAACCCATTCGCGATTCATATGATCATTCTTAATCAAATTATATCACACTCTAAACCTTCGCTTTTCATTCAGTTCACCAAAAAACACCGTGAAAATTGCGAGATTTCAGCTAAAATAACCGTGTGAGCACTACAAGTGAGGAGAGTGGTAACATGGTTCAGTTCAAGGTGTACTATCCCTCACAAGTAGCAAAAAGAGTACTTGCACTAATCCTACTGGTTGACCCGCTCGCACTGCTCGTAAGTTACTACGGATTTGCTGGGATTGGAAACTATCCGATTCACGTCATATTGCTCGGCTACGCGCTTGCAGTCGTTACCGTCGGACTTCCCATTTTGTTTGCAAGCAAATACATAGCCAGAAAAGTTTTCGATAGCTTGAACGTCAACGTCCCTGTCGTTACATCGCTCTTGGTATTTTTGGGGAACTTTTTCGCAGCAACACTGATTGGAATAGTATCGAAGGCCATCGCTCCGATGCCAGAGAGTACGCTAATCCTCAGGCTTGCTGGAGCGCTCGCAATAAACGTCAACATACTGGTAATCTACGTATGGTTGCTCTCCACGATTAGATCTCCCGACGAACTTGACGAAGATTTGTTCAGGAGAATCCAAATTCCAATCGTTCTGAAACTCGTACTCGGTGTCTTGTCAATCTCCATGTGGATCGGTCCAATATTGCTAAAAGCTCTACTCCGACGCGTTGAAGTTGAATACTCCTTGCAGAGAACACTGGTCTTCATCTCGGTGATACTGAACGTAGCCCTTGCTGTGGGTATAACACTCCTCACAAGAAGGATCCTTAACGGTGTTCCCAAACTGGTGGGAACGCTTGTTAAACTATCCAAAGGTGACCTCACAACCTCGTGGATTGCTCAAAGTTCCGACGAGTTCAAAATTATCTCAAAAGCCCTCAACAACGCAATCGCCGGACTGAGGCAGTTACTATCGAAAGCCGCGGAAACCTCGATCATGAGTGTAAACCTTTTTGGTGAAGTTAGAAAGAATTTCGAACAATTCGAAGGAAGAACTACCAAGATGGTCGAAGACGTCCAGAATCAGCAATTACAGTTGGAACGCATCACCAGCTCAATCGAAGAAATCACCGCGAACATAGAAGAGCTCTCCGCACAAGCTCAAAGTTTGGCACAACTTGCCGAAAACATTATGAGGAGTGTTAACAACGTCAGCGAAAAGTCCGCCCAAGCGCTTGACATGACGAAGAGGGTCAAGGAACTCACCGCCGGATTTCTGAGAGAGTACGAAAACCTCGAGAAAAACATAAACATCATGAGTGAAAACACAAAGAATATTGGAAGCATTGTCGAAACAGTTAGGGCTATCGCTGAGCAAACGAACCTTCTCGCCTTGAACGCAGCGATCGAAGCGGCACGTGCTGGGGAAGCTGGACGTGGCTTTGCGGTAGTTGCCGATGAAATTAGAAAACTTGCCGAGCAAACAAAGGCCTCAACGGATATGATTTCCAAAACGATCCTGGCCATCGAAGAGTCCTCGAGAACGCTTTCCGAAGGTGTCAGAAACTTAAAGGCCGAGGTAGTCCAAACGGAACAAGGTTACAACGCGGTCATGGAAACCTTCGAATTTCTGAATGACGTCATCAAAAACCTCACCGGTGTCGTTGACACGCTGGCTGCACACAGCGAGGAGCAAAGTGCGAGTGCCGAAGAGATGCGCAGTGGTGCACTGGAAATCTCCAGCAGCGTCTCGATGATTTCGGAAACCGGCCAAAAGATTGTTCAGAGTGCCTCAAACAACTTACAGGAACTCTCATCTATTTCTAAGCAACTCGCAACCGTAACCGAAACCTTAAGAGAGCTGAAGATGCGAATAGAGGTCTTCAAATATTGAAGCTGAACTTTAATTGAGTCAACTAGAAGATAAGGCGGGCACGTGCCCGCCTTAAATTCAAACTAATTAAACTAACTGGCCTTTCTCGCAAGGCTGATTAAATATTCGATTGTGTCATCGAAGGACATACGTTCCCTGATTCCCTGTCGCAAGAATTTGTTCACTTCATCTATCAATTCGATGGCCTTATCGATCTTGGGATTCGTCCCTTTTTTATACGCTCCCACATCGATCAAGTCCTTCGCATCGTTGTAAGTGGCCATCAAATCTCTCAAAGTTCGCGCCGCGTTGAGATGCTCAGGTTTGACAATATCGACCATTAACCTACTGATGCTCATGAGCACATCTATCGCCGGATAGTGGTTCGATTCCGCAAGTTTCCGTGACAGAATGATGTGTCCATCCACGATTCCGCGCACCGTGTCGGATATTGGCTCGTTGAAGTCGTCAGCCTCCACCAAGACGGTGTATATACCGGTTATACTCCCCTTATCGGAATTACCCGCACGTTCAAGAATCTTCGGCAGCGTTGCAAATACGCTCGGTGGATATCCACGTGTAGTTGGAGGTTCCCCAATCGCCAAACCTATTTCGCGTTGCGCCATGGCCCACCTTGTCAGTGAATCAACCATCAGCATCACTGTGTAACCTTTGTCGCGGAAATACTCCGCGATCGTTGTTGCCGTGAGAAGTGCCTTAACCCTCAACAACGCTGGTTGATCGGAAGTTGAAACGACCACTACGGATCTTTTCAAACCATCCTCTCCAAGGTCCTTTTCCATAAACTCCCGCACTTCCCTACCACGTTCACCTATCAACGCAATTACATTTATATCCGCCGTTGTATTCCTCGCGATCATACCCAAAAGTGTACTCTTTCCAACCCCACTTCCCGCGAAGATACCGATCCTTTGGCCCTTCCCAAGTGTCAGAAAGCCGTCGATCGCCCTGACACCAACTGGTAGCGGTTCTAAGATTCTCTTTCGAACGAGAGGGTTCGGGGCCTCGTTTACTATCTGTCGGTAGTCACGAGCGGTGAGTGAACGTCCATCTATGGGGCGTCCCAGTGCATCGATAACCCGACCTTTCAAATCCTCACCAACCGGCACACTCACGGTTCGACCGGTGCGGATTACCTCGCACCCCTTTTTTAGACCTGTGACATCTTCTAGTGGCATGAGGACCGTCATGTCCTCTTTGAAACCAACCACTTCGGCTAATGTCTTCCTCCGTCCAACCAGTATCTTGCATAACTCACCAAGTGCTGCGTCCGGTCCCCGGGATTCTATCGTCAAGCCGATGATTTTCTGGACCTCGCCGATGTAATCGTAAGGTTGGAGGGCTTCAACCTTGCTAACCAAAAAGTCCATTAACGAAAGGTGCTCATTGATTTTGTGCACCAATATCCCCTCCGAGGGATTGATTTCCAGCAAACTCCTCGAATATCTCATCGAGCATCGTCATTTGAAAATCGAGGGTAGTATCGATCGTACCAATGTCAGTTTCGGCTATCACTCCGTTTTTGATCGTGGGATCGGAAACGATTTCAAATCCCTTCATTCTGATTTCTTGGAGAAGTTCGGGAGGGAGTATTTTCATATCCTCCGGATTGATTCGAATCTTCACTTTCGTGGCACTAACGAGATGAACGAGCACCTTGTCCAATTTGCGTTTCGTTAGCTCTGGATCAACTTCTTTTTCCAAAAACTTTGCAACCAGTGCCCTCACCATTCGCAACAGCTTTGTGGAATACGCTTGCAAAATATCGTCGAGCGTCTTGTCAAAATCTTCGAGAACTTTTGACAAGCGTTGATTGAATTCGTTGAGCATCGCGTCCTTTTCCCGCAAAGCTCCCTCGAGAATTTGCTTTGCCTGTTCGTTGGCTTGGTTGAGAATCAGATTGTATTCCTCCTGGGCCCGTTGCAAGATCTCATCAGCCTGCCTTTTGGCTTCCAAGACGATTGCCTCCGCTTCCCTGTTTGCCTTGGCGACAACTTCCATAAGCTCCCTTTCTTTGGAGGAAACGATGTTTTCATCTTCCGTTTTCCCGAAATGTTTCTCCACTTCGATCTTCAAAGGTGCGTCGATGTACACATACCGTTTCTTTATGATCAACTTCTTCACCTCGCACGATGACGGCTCCAGAATAAATTATATCACCCTTCACCTTGAAAAGAGGAAACTGAAAAGTCCAAAAACCAGCATGAGAGCCACTGTGTCTACCCGGAAGAACAAAAGAAGTACGAAAGAAAGAATTGTCGCAAGTATCCCGAAAGAAGTTCCAAAAGCTACTTTAAGAAATCCAAAACTCGCTGAAGCTATCATAGCAACAACCACAGGTCGAAGTTTGTTCAACATAGTTGAAATCAAAGCACTGTCGCTTTTCTTAAGGTAGAACCTATACACAGAAACTGACAGGATGACAGGGATTAAAATAACGGATAACGTTGCCAGAAAAGCTCCAAACACGCCTCCAATCTTGAATCCCACGTAAGTGGCGGTGTTTATACCTATGGGACCTGGCGTTGTTTGGGATATAGCAACAATTTCGTTGAACTCATCGAGTGTGAGCCACTTGTTTAAATCGACAACGTAGTGAGCTATAGCTTTGATAACACTGTATCCACCACCGAAGCTCACCGCACCGACTTGAAGGAATGTAATGACAAGTTTCAGCAGGTCCATTTCGCAAATGCCACCTCTCACGCTTTTCGCCGTTTCTCCACACCCGTGTTTCGACCGTTCCGGTCCCTTCGAACTTTGTACCTGAAAGAATACGACAGACCGGAGTACAAGACGGCCAGCGAAATAACTATAACGGGGTTGACTTTAAAAACCGAAACAAAGACGAGTGAACCAGAGAACAATAAAAGCTCCTCCAAGTTTCTGACGTTCTTTCTCCACATTCTAAGCACAGTGAGAACAAGTATAGCAAACAAAGGAACCTTCATACCGCGCACAAAAGGAGCTAAGAACTGGTAGTGGGCTTTGAGTACCATTGCGATCGCAAGAATGATTGCGAAGGGGAACATGATTGAACCACATACGGAGACAACGGCCCCAGTTAACCCAAAGAGCCTGTATCCTGCCATCGCAGAGGTATTCACCGCGATCGGTCCAGGTAACGATTGTGCGAGCGTTATTATCGCTGAGAATTCTTCATCGGAGAAGAACTTCTTTTTTCTAACAAACTCATCCTGCATTACCGGAACCATCGCGTATCCTCCGCCGAACGTGACACCACCGATCTTCGCGGTGGTGAGGAACAAGGCAAGGAGGGTCTTCGGATCACGTTTACTTTCCATATTGACACTCCCTACGCCAGTCTCACTAACGCTCACTTGGACCTGTACAGAAAAATTATACATCCCACCGTTGAGTAGTACAACTGAAACGTTTTACGTGTTGAGCGTCCCTACTCTAACCGAAGTGTTAAATGCTATAATATAGATAGCTTGTAGCCAAAAAAAAACCTGGAGGTGTTTGCCTTGAAAAACGTGTGCCGGTTCAATCTACTTAACTTGCTTTTACTCTCGCTTTTACTGATCTCTTCCATCAGCTACTCCGATGTTCTCACAAGCTTTCGAGACGGGTGGGCGGACAAAGTATTGTACATGATCATGATCGACCGGTTCAACGACGGCGATCCGTCGAACAATAACCTCGCCGGAATAGAGTACAACCCGCGAGACGGAGCAAAGTACAGTGGCGGAGACTTAAAAGGGATTATTCAGAAACTCGATTACATTCAAGGTCTGGGTGTCGACGGTATCTGGATAACACCACCAGTTGCGAACCAGTGGTGGGATCCTTGGGTAAACTACGGTGGTTACCATGGTTACTGGGCTAGAAACTTCAAGGAAATCGATGAACACTTCGGAACAATCGAAGATTACCGAAAACTTGCAAACGAGCTCCACAAAAGGAACATGAAGCTAATTCAGGATATCGTCGTTAACCATGTTGGAAATTATTTCCGATTTCGCAACGGAAAGTTCGAACTCAACTCCGGAAGTGTACCAACATCAGCACCCACTCAATATCCGTTCAATTTAAACAACTACAACGATCCCGAGCAAAGGAAGAGAGCTATTTACCACTGGACGCCCGACATTTCGAACTATGCCGACCCGGAACAGCGGCTAAATTACCAGCTCAGCGGACTTGACGATTTGAACACGGAAAACCCTGAAGTGGTGGAGGTTTTGAAAGATTCCTACCATTTCTGGATAAAGGAAGTCGGTGTGGACGGTTACCGTATCGATACTGCTATGTACGTTCCAAAAACGTTCTTCGACGAGTTTCTCAAGGCGCTGGATGGAATACTAAGTCAAAAGAAGGATTTCCTCGTCTTTGGTGAGGCGTGGTTGACCTCAAAACCGTACGAAAATTCAGCGGACTTGGAAATCGCATCTTACTTCGATCACGGGTTCAACGGCATGCTCGATTTTCCGTTGATGGAAGACATAAAGAGAGTTGTCAAGGGAGAACAACCAACGGACTTCTTGGCTTACAGACTAACCGTTAGAAACGAGATCCTAAAGAGAGGATTACTCGTTACATTCATTGACAATCACGACATGGAAAGATTCGCCAAAGGTGTAACCCCTCACATTGTCCAGCAGGCGCTTGCACTGTTGCTCACTCTACCTGGCCTTCCGGTCATTTACTACGGTACCGAGCAATCTTTTGAAGAAACCCGCGCTTCGATGTTTGCAGGTGGTTGGGGTTCCTTTGGCGAGGACCATTTTAACACAAATCACCTGCTGTATCAATTTATACGCGAAACAATCGAGTTCAGAAAGAAACATCCAGCTACGCGCTACGGTGAAGTAAGAGTATTGCTTTCCGAACGACGCAGTGCCGGATTGCTCGTTTACGAGCTAAAATGTTCGGAGGAAACTCTCATTGTTGCTTTAAACACCGCAAACGAGCCCCGCATAGCCAATTTCAAAATTCCATACACACCGGGAACTGTGTTTGAACCAATCTACAACACACTCGCTGGGACTAACCTCCCACTGACCATCAGAGAAGACGGACACGCACTCTTAAGACTACCGGGCAGAGCTTTCACCGTGTTCGCACTCAGTAACGAAACGTCCGAACTATTCCAGCCAAACGTCTCGCTGTCGTTGAACCTCAAGAGTGGAGATGTTGTGAGAGAACGCAAGGTGGTTTTTGGGGAAACGAACGCCAGAACTGTGTACCTGTACTTTGACAGGAAAGTTGAATCGGAACTCAAGATCGAACCAAAGGATGGTAAATTCTCCTTTGAAATCGATCCACTTAAATTCGACCCAGGCGAACACGTACTTCTGATCCGCGCGATGGGACGAACAGCGAGGGATACAATCTACACGGAGGAAATAACCTTCCGCGTTGAGCTTGAAAAAAGGGAACTAGCCTATACACGCGATCCTCTCGATGACGATACAGGGCCAAAAGGTACGTACGTCTATCCTCTCGATCCCACTTTCAAGAGGCAGATGGACATAGTGGAAGCAAAAGTCGAGAGTATTGGAACAACGCTCGTAATTTCTGTGAAACCTCGTGACCTGACAAGATCTTGGAACCCAACCTATGGTTTTGACCACGTCACATACCAAATATTCATCAACGATCCCAACAAAAAAGGTGTCCGTTTCTTGCCATTCCAAAATTTCGAATTTGAAGACTGGGACTGGGACTACGAAGTCTTTGCCACAGGTTGGCAGAGCGCAATTTACTCTTCGAAAGGGGCTGCAAAGGATAGATTCGGCCTACAACTCGGCTCTCCGGAAGTGTTTACCGAGGATGGTTGGGTGAAGATCATAATCAAGGGAGATTGGCTCGGAAATCCCGAAACATTTGAGGGATGGACGATCTACATTACAAGCTGGGACTATGACGGTATCGAAAGTAGGTTCAGACCACTCTTGCCTGAACCGAAAGCCTACATAATAGGTGGCGGAAATCCCGACGATCCATACATAATGGACGATTGCTGGCTTGAAATCGGCAAAAATAATTGAGTTACAGTCACTCTAACTCATATTGTCAGCAAATTACCAAAGAAAAGCTTTCTATAAAGTGCTTTGCAAAAAGAACGCCGGTACGTCCCGGCGTTCTTTTTTGTCTACTTGAAAAAATCCAACCATCATTTTTGGCGATAACTTGATAAGTACTTCTCTCGCAAAACCCTCGCGTGTTCGTATGGTATCACGGAAACGTTGCCTATTTTGAGAGCTTCGATGTATATCTGAGCAGTCTTCTCCGCTAGCTGCGAAGCTACGAAGGCCTCGTGGATAGTTTCTCCTACAGTCACCAAACCGTGATTCTTCAAAAACACGCAGTTGTTCTTGCCAAGGGCTTTAACGGCCTCGCAGGCTAGCTCAATCGTACCCGGGAGCGCGTAATCGCTTACCTGGAGTTCCTCTCCCAGAATCATCACGGCATCCTCGACAACCGGAGGAATGCTCTTTAAACATATCGAAACGACCGTGGAGAAGACTGGATGAGTGTGCACGATCGCGTGTACATCAGGACGTGCTTTGTAAATTTCAAGGTGCATCATGTACTCACTCGAAGGTTTCTTCCTTGCGTAAACTGTATCACCGTTCATACTGAGGACACAAACGTCATCTACTTCCAAAACGTCGTAAGGGATGCCTGATGGAGTAATGTAGACGTATTCCCCGTCTCGAACACTGATGTTTCCCCACGTCCCCTTAGTGAATCCCTCCGCGGATATCTTCAACCCGTACTCGATGATTAAGGTGGCTACTTCGTGGTTAAACTTGAACTCACTCATGTGCGAACACACCCTCGCTTGGATATACTTCCATCATCTTGAGCTCGATACCAAATCTCTGCCAATACTTTTCTTTCAGATGACCAAACACTTCTGGAAATTCAGACTCCGCAAGCACGATCACGCTACCACCAAAACCGGCACCGACGATCCTCGCACCGTAAACTGAAGGTTGCGTTTCGAGATAGCTGATGATGAAATCCACTTCCGAACACGAGACCTCGAAATTGTCGCGCAAGCTGTAGTGCGATTCGTAAAGGAGTTTACCAACCAACTGGAAGTTATCCGTCTCGAGCGCCGAGAGAGTCTTCAGAACACGCTCATTTTCCGTTACCACGTGCCTTGCTCTTCTTTTCAGCACATCGTCATCGATCTTTTCAACATCTTCAAGAGAAACTTCCCGGAAGGATTTCTTGTTCATCAAAATCAACGCCCTTTCACACTCGTACCTACGTTTGTTGTACTCGGAATTTCCCAGTTCATGCTTTACCCCGGAGTCGATAAGGAAGATCTTGACGCCGTCAAGTCTCAGTGGCACGTATTTGTACTCCTTCGTGAGTGTATCCAGGAACATCGCGTGACCTTCCCTTGCAAGGGCAACGGT encodes the following:
- a CDS encoding alpha-amylase family glycosyl hydrolase; translated protein: MCRFNLLNLLLLSLLLISSISYSDVLTSFRDGWADKVLYMIMIDRFNDGDPSNNNLAGIEYNPRDGAKYSGGDLKGIIQKLDYIQGLGVDGIWITPPVANQWWDPWVNYGGYHGYWARNFKEIDEHFGTIEDYRKLANELHKRNMKLIQDIVVNHVGNYFRFRNGKFELNSGSVPTSAPTQYPFNLNNYNDPEQRKRAIYHWTPDISNYADPEQRLNYQLSGLDDLNTENPEVVEVLKDSYHFWIKEVGVDGYRIDTAMYVPKTFFDEFLKALDGILSQKKDFLVFGEAWLTSKPYENSADLEIASYFDHGFNGMLDFPLMEDIKRVVKGEQPTDFLAYRLTVRNEILKRGLLVTFIDNHDMERFAKGVTPHIVQQALALLLTLPGLPVIYYGTEQSFEETRASMFAGGWGSFGEDHFNTNHLLYQFIRETIEFRKKHPATRYGEVRVLLSERRSAGLLVYELKCSEETLIVALNTANEPRIANFKIPYTPGTVFEPIYNTLAGTNLPLTIREDGHALLRLPGRAFTVFALSNETSELFQPNVSLSLNLKSGDVVRERKVVFGETNARTVYLYFDRKVESELKIEPKDGKFSFEIDPLKFDPGEHVLLIRAMGRTARDTIYTEEITFRVELEKRELAYTRDPLDDDTGPKGTYVYPLDPTFKRQMDIVEAKVESIGTTLVISVKPRDLTRSWNPTYGFDHVTYQIFINDPNKKGVRFLPFQNFEFEDWDWDYEVFATGWQSAIYSSKGAAKDRFGLQLGSPEVFTEDGWVKIIIKGDWLGNPETFEGWTIYITSWDYDGIESRFRPLLPEPKAYIIGGGNPDDPYIMDDCWLEIGKNN
- a CDS encoding galactokinase, encoding MVVYSPGRANLIGEHTDYNDGYVLPFAIKRYVKIEIQPSNVFKVYSEQAKRGIQFNKLEKTNSWADYVIGMVVKLMERGYEVRPFDMRIDSELPMGAGLSSSAALEVGAGYAIARMMGYDIPRVELAEIAHACEVEFVGVRCGIMDQYTVALAREGHAMFLDTLTKEYKYVPLRLDGVKIFLIDSGVKHELGNSEYNKRRYECERALILMNKKSFREVSLEDVEKIDDDVLKRRARHVVTENERVLKTLSALETDNFQLVGKLLYESHYSLRDNFEVSCSEVDFIISYLETQPSVYGARIVGAGFGGSVIVLAESEFPEVFGHLKEKYWQRFGIELKMMEVYPSEGVFAHE
- a CDS encoding class II aldolase/adducin family protein; translation: MSEFKFNHEVATLIIEYGLKISAEGFTKGTWGNISVRDGEYVYITPSGIPYDVLEVDDVCVLSMNGDTVYARKKPSSEYMMHLEIYKARPDVHAIVHTHPVFSTVVSICLKSIPPVVEDAVMILGEELQVSDYALPGTIELACEAVKALGKNNCVFLKNHGLVTVGETIHEAFVASQLAEKTAQIYIEALKIGNVSVIPYEHARVLREKYLSSYRQK